The Halostagnicola larsenii XH-48 DNA segment CGGTCTGGGCCGCCGAAACGCCACCAGCGACCGGAGCGAGGAGATCGATGCCGTGCTCCGAGAGTTCGCGTGCGATAACGAACGAATCGGCGAGCGTCAACCCGTCGTCGACCAGGTCTGTCGCTTGCACGACCGCACCCAGGGGCTTCGAGGCCGGCCACGCTGCGCGGACTGCGTCGACGACCTCGAGCGGGAACTGCAGTCGTTCCTCGAGTGAACCGCCGTACTCGTCGGTTCGCTCGTTACTGAGTGGGGACAGGAACGACCCAAGGAGGTATCCGTTCCCGAGTTGGATCTGGAGATACTCGAAGCCGGCTTCGTCGGCCCGTTTCGTCGACGCGACGAAGTCGTCTTTGATCCGTTCGAGATCCGCGGACTCCAATCGGTCGGGCGCGTACGAACGCGGGCGAGTTGAATACTGGTCCGTGACTCGCGGCGCCCACGACTCGTTTCGGTCAACCGGACCCTCGAGGCCGAACGGCTGTGTCTGTCGCGCTCCGTTCGTCCCCGCGTGTACTAGGGTCGTGCCGACCGGTGTGGACGCTGTCACAACCGTCTCCGCCCAGGCAGTGGCGTGCTCGTTGCGATAGAGGCCGGGACTGCCAGGCGTAATTCGACCGTCTTTGGACACGGCGAGCGGCTCGGTCATCGTCAGGCCGGCACCATCACCACACTGCTCGGAGAAGGCGCCGAGTTGTGCGTCCGTCGGCGTTCCATCCTGCGCTGTGAACGTCTGTGCAGCGACGCGAACCGCTCTGTTCGAGAGGGTGAGATCGCGCAGTTCGAACGGCTGTGTTGCAGGTGCTGCAGGCCCATTTCGGCTTTCGGACTTCCCGGCGGCCGGTGCGTTCGTGGCAAACCACCGCTCGAGTTCGTCGACGAGGTCGGGATCGCGTCGGGCCATGCTATCGTACGTGAGTCGACCAGACCGAGTGAGATGGTGCAGTACAAACTGGATGCCGTCGAAATCGTAGAACCGGCGGATGTCTTCGAAGTGGATACGGCTCCGTTCCCCGGATCGTTGCAGCGACGTTGCGATGGGGCGGCGCTGGTTTTCGTACTCCTCGAGGGCCGTTGTGACGGATCCGTTGGGGTCCTCGAGTGCGCCACTGAGCGCGATCGCATCCTCCATCGCGAGGGTCGTCCCGGATCCGATCGAGTAGTGGGCCGTATGCGCCGCGTCACCGATGAGGACGAGGTTTTCGTGCGACCAGCGTTCGTTCTTGACCGTGGTGAACGTTTGCCATCGATCGACCTGCGAAAGCAGTTCGTGCCCGCCGAGATGGTCCGCAAAGACGTCCTCGAGGTAAGCCAGATACTCGTCCTCGGGCAACTTGTCCAGTTCGGCGTTCGCCCACGTTTTCGCATCGCAGTCAACGATGAACGTACTCACGGATCCGGGGTAGGTGTGTGCACACCAGATACCGTCTTCGTTCTCGACGAAGATGTGGCTCAACGCGTCGAAGTCTGCTTCGGTTCCAAACCAGGAGAACCGTGACTCACCGTCAATGGTTTCCGTTCCAAACTCGTCGGCGAACTGTGTTCGCGTCTCGCTATGGATCCCATCGGCACCGATCACAAGATCTGATTCGGTCGCCAGCGCGTGCGGATCCTCGATCTCACTCTCGAACTCGAGGGTCACGCCGAGTTCGCGACACCGCTCCTGAAGGAGCTCGAGCAGGTCCGTTCGGAGCATGCTGACGAACGAGTGGCCCGACGAGCGATACCGTTCGCCCTTGTAGAAGAGATCGAATGGCTCCCACTGGGTCGATCGCTCGATGATCGCTTCGTAGGACGGCTCATCGACTTCCTGCAATTTCGAGAGCGTCCGATTCGGCAGGACGATTCCCCACCCGTATGTAACACCCTGTGGATTCCGTTCGTGGACGGTAATCTCCCAGTCCGGATTCGCTTTTTGCAGGAGAATACTTGCGTACAGTCCGCCGGGCCCGCCTCCGATGGTTGCGATGTCCATCACACGGTCACCTCGCCGGCATATCGTACACACGTGGCATTCTGGACGGAAGCCAGCTTTACGCTCATTACGTCTACCCATGATCCGTGGCGGATCTTAATAATTTCGCATACCACAGCGATCGCTACGGACGATCGATGCTGTCCGCGGAAACCGGTATGCTCACGGAATGGCATTGCCGCGAAAGACCGCTCGCTGTTACCGCGGGTGATGAGAACGTGTTTTCATACCAACATAGCAATTAAATGCTGCTGCCTGAGTACTAGTGAGTGAATGCAACTACCGTCAGCTGAGATCGATGGCTACGTACCGTTTTCTGACGAGCGAGCCACGAGGTACATCGAAGACGGCTCCTGGAACGAGCAAGCGTTCCACGAAGTCCTCGACGAACGGGCCGAGCGCCATCCCGACCAGACTGCAGTCGTCGGTCCCGACCGAGAACTGAGTTACGCACAACTCGTTGAAACGTCCAAGCGTATCGCCGCGTTCTACCAGCACGAAACGGACCTCGAACGACTCGACAGAGTCGTTTTTCAACTCCCCAATTCGGTCGAATTCCTCGAGATGTTCTTCGCGTGCTCTCGACTCGGGGTTATCCCGGTCATGCTGTTGCCCCGACACCGCGAAAGCGAGGCGCGACACGTCGTCGAGCTGACTGACGCGAAGGCCTACATCACGACCGGAGACCGATACGACCTGGGTTTCGATTACGTCGACTTCGTAACCGAATTCGCGGACGAATATTCGACCCTCGAGCAGCTAGTGGCCGTTGCCGGGGCACAACAGGAGCTTCCGGCGAACTGGTCCGGATTCGACGAGATACGAACGGCGTACGAACCCGGCGACCTGTCGCCGGTCGACGTCAATCCGAGCGATCCGGGCGTGATGCTCCTGTCCGGTGGCACCACGGGACTGCCGAAAGGGATCCCCCGAACGCACAACGATTACGTCTTCCAGTGGGAACAGATGGCCGCGGCAGTCGATGTACAGGAAGACTGGACCGCGTTCCCGAGCGTTCCGATCGGCCATAATGCCTCGCTGTGTTGTGTCATCGGATCAGCTATCTGGGCCGGAGCAACGATCGCCGTCGAACCGGTGTTGAAACCAGATCGGCTCTTGGAACTCATCGAAGACGTCGGCGGCACCTACTCACTGCCGGTTCCAACCCAACTCGTCGATATTCTCGAGCACCCCGACCGAGACTCGTACGACCTGTCGTCGCTCGAGGTGCTCATCAGCGGCGGGCAGAAGGTGCCCCCACGAGTGGTCTACGAACTGGTCGAGGAGTACGAGATTGGCTTTTGCAACATCTTCGGGATGGCCGAAGGACCGCTCATTTGCACTCGTCCCAACGACGACGTCGATACGCAAGCCAACACCGTTGGCCGACCGATCGCACCTGACGAGGACGAAATAAAGATCGTCTCTGAAGACCGCCAGTCAACTGTCGACCAGGGCCAGCAGGGTGAGCTCA contains these protein-coding regions:
- a CDS encoding oxidoreductase, whose product is MDIATIGGGPGGLYASILLQKANPDWEITVHERNPQGVTYGWGIVLPNRTLSKLQEVDEPSYEAIIERSTQWEPFDLFYKGERYRSSGHSFVSMLRTDLLELLQERCRELGVTLEFESEIEDPHALATESDLVIGADGIHSETRTQFADEFGTETIDGESRFSWFGTEADFDALSHIFVENEDGIWCAHTYPGSVSTFIVDCDAKTWANAELDKLPEDEYLAYLEDVFADHLGGHELLSQVDRWQTFTTVKNERWSHENLVLIGDAAHTAHYSIGSGTTLAMEDAIALSGALEDPNGSVTTALEEYENQRRPIATSLQRSGERSRIHFEDIRRFYDFDGIQFVLHHLTRSGRLTYDSMARRDPDLVDELERWFATNAPAAGKSESRNGPAAPATQPFELRDLTLSNRAVRVAAQTFTAQDGTPTDAQLGAFSEQCGDGAGLTMTEPLAVSKDGRITPGSPGLYRNEHATAWAETVVTASTPVGTTLVHAGTNGARQTQPFGLEGPVDRNESWAPRVTDQYSTRPRSYAPDRLESADLERIKDDFVASTKRADEAGFEYLQIQLGNGYLLGSFLSPLSNERTDEYGGSLEERLQFPLEVVDAVRAAWPASKPLGAVVQATDLVDDGLTLADSFVIARELSEHGIDLLAPVAGGVSAAQTDDNVHGLANFSDEIRNEVGVPTMATVQATTADEINTLVGTSRADLCTYYGPIDRL
- a CDS encoding (2,3-dihydroxybenzoyl)adenylate synthase; this encodes MQLPSAEIDGYVPFSDERATRYIEDGSWNEQAFHEVLDERAERHPDQTAVVGPDRELSYAQLVETSKRIAAFYQHETDLERLDRVVFQLPNSVEFLEMFFACSRLGVIPVMLLPRHRESEARHVVELTDAKAYITTGDRYDLGFDYVDFVTEFADEYSTLEQLVAVAGAQQELPANWSGFDEIRTAYEPGDLSPVDVNPSDPGVMLLSGGTTGLPKGIPRTHNDYVFQWEQMAAAVDVQEDWTAFPSVPIGHNASLCCVIGSAIWAGATIAVEPVLKPDRLLELIEDVGGTYSLPVPTQLVDILEHPDRDSYDLSSLEVLISGGQKVPPRVVYELVEEYEIGFCNIFGMAEGPLICTRPNDDVDTQANTVGRPIAPDEDEIKIVSEDRQSTVDQGQQGELTVRGPGYFTGYFRTPEENAENFDDDGWFYTEDLLSIDDDGNYRVHGRIKETIIRGGENIYAPDLEDVIIEHEAIENVAVIGMPDERLGERPVAFVELRDRGDDLTLEALQSYLSDRGIAVFKRPERLEIVDDLPRTSVGKIAKVDLEERIIEQLKNEGQLSDEY